In Natronocella acetinitrilica, the following proteins share a genomic window:
- a CDS encoding polysaccharide deacetylase family protein translates to MAIWTIVNVEHWHHGRAMPRAVLPPPMGQPLLPDVPNWSWHEYGMRVGFWRFVELLDRHGVTPTLAINGSVCREYPRIAEAARDRDWEFMGHGFIQGPMHRVEDQDAAIADTIAAIKSVTGRAPRGWESPGLTETESTLDRLRAAGIEYVADWVLDDQPTYLRTAHGPMISVPYTVEINDVVISAVQLHDSEELFRRGVAQFEQLYRESADSARVMAISVHPYLTGVPHRIGAMERLYQHIRQFDDVAFMTGESIADWFRGQQEPGF, encoded by the coding sequence ATGGCGATCTGGACCATCGTCAACGTCGAGCACTGGCACCACGGCCGGGCCATGCCGAGGGCCGTGCTTCCTCCGCCCATGGGGCAGCCGCTGCTGCCGGACGTCCCCAACTGGTCCTGGCATGAGTACGGAATGCGGGTGGGATTCTGGCGTTTCGTCGAGCTGCTTGATCGCCACGGCGTCACACCCACCCTCGCCATCAACGGCTCCGTCTGTCGTGAGTATCCGCGCATCGCCGAGGCGGCCCGGGATCGGGACTGGGAGTTCATGGGCCATGGCTTCATCCAGGGGCCGATGCACCGTGTGGAGGATCAGGATGCCGCCATCGCCGACACCATCGCCGCGATCAAGTCGGTGACGGGCCGCGCCCCGCGGGGTTGGGAAAGTCCTGGCCTCACCGAAACCGAATCCACCCTGGATCGCCTGCGGGCTGCGGGCATCGAGTACGTTGCCGACTGGGTACTGGACGATCAGCCCACCTACCTGCGCACCGCTCATGGGCCGATGATTTCCGTGCCTTACACGGTGGAGATCAACGATGTGGTCATCAGCGCCGTGCAGCTGCATGACTCGGAGGAGCTGTTCCGCCGAGGTGTTGCACAGTTCGAGCAGTTGTATCGGGAGAGTGCGGATTCCGCCCGGGTCATGGCGATCAGTGTGCACCCGTACCTGACCGGCGTACCCCACCGTATCGGCGCCATGGAGCGCCTCTATCAGCACATTCGCCAGTTTGACGATGTTGCCTTCATGACCGGCGAGAGTATCGCCGACTGGTTCCGCGGCCAGCAGGAGCCGGGATTCTGA